In Methanobacterium sp., the following are encoded in one genomic region:
- a CDS encoding 30S ribosomal protein S10, producing the protein MHKARIKLTGTDPEKLQFVCDQLQKIAERTGVDLSGPIPLPTKKLVVPTRKSPDGEGKATWEKWEMRIHKRLVGIEADERAMRQVMKVNVPDNVSIEIELRS; encoded by the coding sequence ATGCATAAAGCAAGAATCAAACTTACAGGAACAGACCCAGAAAAACTCCAATTCGTATGCGACCAACTACAAAAAATCGCTGAAAGAACAGGAGTAGATCTTTCAGGACCAATCCCACTACCCACCAAAAAATTAGTAGTGCCAACCAGAAAATCTCCAGACGGAGAAGGAAAAGCTACATGGGAAAAATGGGAAATGAGAATACACAAAAGACTTGTAGGAATCGAAGCCGATGAAAGGGCAATGAGACAAGTCATGAAAGTAAACGTTCCTGATAATGTAAGCATAGAAATAGAATTAAGAAGCTAG